Part of the Cryptosporangium arvum DSM 44712 genome, GCGACCGAGCTGGCCTCGGCCTGCGATCTGGTCTACGTCGCCGACGACGCCCGGATCAGCTACCCCGTGGTGCGGGTGGCGAGCCCGCCGGACTGGCAGTACCACACGGTCCTGCTGGGTCTGCGCCGCGCGATGGAGGTGGTGCTCACCGGCGACCCGATCGACGGCGTCGAGGCGGCACGCATCGGTTTCGCCAACCGCAGCTATCCCCCGGCCGCTCTGGAGGCTTCGGTACTCGAGATCGCGGTGCGGATCGCCGGGGTGCCCAGTGATCTGACCCAGCTCAACAAACGCTCGGTGCACCGGGCGTTCGACGTGTGGGGTGGGCGGGCGGCCATCCGAGCGGGGACGGAGTTGCAGGCGTTGGCCGGGCACACCTCGTCAGCGCGGGAGTTCCGCGCCAACGCCCTCGAAGCCGTGAAACGGGCCGCCCGCGGCGAGTGACATGCCGACGGCCGGTCGTCGCGCTCCGGCCGTACCATCGCATCCGGTCAGCTTTCGGGTCGGTCGACGTCGGCGGGGACACTGGGGGCGTGCCCGAACTCGACTTACGACACC contains:
- a CDS encoding enoyl-CoA hydratase/isomerase family protein, whose translation is MLIVDVPADGVRRVTLNRPEKRNALSRDLLRALLDTLHEHDRDPDVRVTVIRGAGPCFSSGYDLSGPLLDTDAPTDGQWSRHVNDTWFSVWDLAKPVIAQIHGYAIAGATELASACDLVYVADDARISYPVVRVASPPDWQYHTVLLGLRRAMEVVLTGDPIDGVEAARIGFANRSYPPAALEASVLEIAVRIAGVPSDLTQLNKRSVHRAFDVWGGRAAIRAGTELQALAGHTSSAREFRANALEAVKRAARGE